One Vicinamibacteria bacterium genomic window carries:
- a CDS encoding PilZ domain-containing protein, whose product MGARITEKRRTPRIQPYVAPCRVVRGRRRFVAYLTDLSPRGGRVACEVDPPPAGTRVVLEVRIGRKVSHSRLPAVVKWARTGTRGTHSFGLTFQRISAEARRGLEVVVDDFRRLAAQIA is encoded by the coding sequence ATGGGCGCGCGCATCACCGAAAAGCGGAGGACGCCCCGCATTCAACCTTATGTGGCGCCCTGTCGGGTGGTCCGCGGGCGGCGGCGTTTCGTCGCCTATCTGACCGACCTGAGCCCGCGGGGAGGGCGAGTGGCCTGCGAGGTGGACCCCCCGCCGGCCGGCACGCGCGTGGTCCTGGAGGTGAGGATCGGTCGCAAGGTGTCCCACTCTCGGCTGCCGGCGGTGGTCAAATGGGCGCGGACCGGGACCCGGGGGACGCACTCCTTTGGCCTCACCTTCCAGCGGATCTCCGCGGAGGCCCGGCGTGGGCTGGAGGTTGTGGTTGACGACTTCCGTCGCCTTGCGGCGC
- a CDS encoding lysophospholipid acyltransferase family protein, whose translation MIRTVFVLILLGPYAILASLLGYPLARFAGSPRLLYGLARFAVRVSCRLAGIRVVIEGTEHLRAPRNTILMPNHASHLDAALLFGLLHVEFKAVVKRELYRFPFVHYCLKFAGFIDVNRKDPIQSKRAIARAVESLKAGSNFIIFPEGTRSRTGELGEFKKGGFVVAIDAGSRIVPVAILGAHRLMPPGSFRICPGTVRVRVLDPEDAASYSYEERDRLMAVVRDRIAAALSV comes from the coding sequence TTGATCCGGACCGTCTTTGTCCTCATCCTCCTAGGCCCCTACGCGATCCTGGCCAGCCTCCTGGGCTACCCCCTGGCCCGGTTCGCGGGCTCGCCCCGCCTCCTTTATGGCCTGGCGCGGTTTGCGGTGCGGGTCTCCTGCCGGCTGGCCGGGATCCGAGTCGTCATAGAAGGAACGGAGCACCTACGAGCGCCCCGCAACACCATCCTGATGCCGAACCACGCCAGCCACCTGGACGCGGCCCTCCTTTTCGGGCTCTTGCACGTGGAGTTCAAGGCGGTCGTCAAGAGAGAGCTCTATCGTTTCCCCTTTGTCCACTACTGCCTGAAGTTCGCCGGTTTCATCGACGTCAACCGGAAGGACCCGATCCAGTCCAAACGGGCCATCGCCCGGGCGGTGGAGTCGCTCAAGGCCGGAAGCAACTTCATCATTTTCCCGGAAGGGACGCGAAGCCGGACGGGGGAGCTGGGGGAATTCAAGAAGGGGGGTTTCGTGGTCGCCATCGACGCGGGGAGTCGGATCGTGCCCGTGGCCATCCTCGGGGCCCACCGTTTGATGCCCCCGGGCAGCTTCCGCATCTGCCCGGGGACGGTGCGGGTGCGGGTCCTGGACCCGGAGGACGCAGCGTCGTACAGTTACGAGGAGCGCGACCGCCTCATGGCTGTCGTCCGCGATCGGATCGCGGCCGCGCTTTCCGTCTAG
- a CDS encoding HU family DNA-binding protein: protein MTKADLINIVAKRLDITQVQSGIIVEAALKSVVSALQGGQEVEIRGFGSFRFRNRAPRKGRNPKTGEKVDVPPKKIPYFKMGKELKLLLNGAAPPEEAATPNPTTGS from the coding sequence ATGACCAAGGCCGACCTGATCAACATCGTGGCGAAGCGCCTCGACATCACCCAGGTCCAATCCGGCATCATCGTCGAGGCCGCCCTCAAGAGCGTGGTTTCCGCTCTTCAGGGCGGGCAAGAGGTCGAGATACGGGGGTTCGGAAGCTTCCGCTTCCGGAATCGCGCGCCCCGCAAAGGGCGTAACCCCAAGACCGGGGAGAAGGTGGACGTCCCGCCCAAGAAGATCCCCTACTTCAAGATGGGGAAGGAGTTGAAGCTCCTCTTGAACGGGGCGGCGCCTCCCGAAGAGGCCGCGACCCCGAACCCCACGACCGGATCCTGA
- a CDS encoding CarD family transcriptional regulator, with amino-acid sequence MVFQVGEKVIYPNHGVGVVESIQTRPTPTGKISLYQLRILSNDSRVWVPQQNADGVGLRHVITATDVRKIFNLLGDGTIDQHPNWKGRFKENSDKMRTGSLYEVAIVLKGLTYLSRKKSLSFREKRMLDRAKFLLVSEIAEVEEKPTASVEERVDRALSKTFSPRTKPAQKPVGPRRTSDA; translated from the coding sequence GTGGTTTTCCAGGTCGGTGAGAAGGTCATCTACCCGAACCACGGTGTCGGTGTCGTCGAAAGCATCCAAACCCGACCCACACCCACGGGGAAGATCAGCCTCTACCAGCTACGGATCCTCTCGAACGATTCCCGTGTCTGGGTGCCACAGCAGAACGCGGACGGGGTGGGTCTGCGCCACGTGATTACCGCCACCGACGTGCGCAAGATCTTCAACCTCCTCGGCGACGGAACCATAGACCAGCACCCGAACTGGAAGGGGAGATTCAAGGAGAACTCGGACAAGATGCGCACGGGAAGCCTCTACGAGGTGGCGATCGTCCTCAAGGGGCTCACGTATCTCTCCCGAAAGAAGAGCCTGTCGTTCCGCGAGAAGCGCATGCTCGATCGAGCTAAGTTCTTGCTGGTTAGTGAGATAGCCGAGGTGGAAGAGAAACCGACCGCCTCTGTAGAGGAGCGGGTGGACCGCGCTCTCAGCAAGACCTTCAGCCCGCGGACCAAGCCGGCTCAGAAGCCGGTAGGCCCCCGCCGCACCTCGGACGCCTAA
- a CDS encoding aminotransferase class V-fold PLP-dependent enzyme, which yields MASPWDEVRQDFPGLQSHVYLNAAAAGPPPRQVREAVDAFYRSLESGGDGDWDQWLDMRETVRAKVARLVGAEAEEIAFVPNTSTGINLIVDLLGEDGPVLSDELEFPTVTLPWIHRGTKVHFMPAVEGVLRLESFALEQAPRASTIAISHVQFSNGCRQDLGAFGALKGDRHFVVCGSQSVGAFPVDVRRSGIDALATTGHKWLCAGYGTGFVYVSGKILGARPPRAIGWLSVEDPFAFDNRQIRLLPGNRRTEMGCPAFAQIFALGAAVDYIQGIGTGAIADRVLALNMYLTFRLGKQGFEVLSPGGDHRSGQTLCLVPEPGRARSFLKELGISVTERPEGIRIATHFFNTEQDVDSCVQGLVEYRRTL from the coding sequence ATGGCCTCTCCCTGGGACGAAGTCCGGCAGGACTTTCCAGGTCTCCAGAGCCACGTGTACCTGAACGCGGCCGCTGCCGGTCCCCCACCACGGCAGGTGCGCGAGGCGGTCGACGCCTTCTACCGCTCGCTGGAGAGCGGCGGTGACGGGGATTGGGACCAGTGGCTCGACATGAGGGAGACGGTGCGCGCGAAGGTCGCGCGCCTCGTGGGGGCGGAGGCTGAGGAGATAGCCTTCGTGCCCAACACCTCGACCGGGATCAACTTGATCGTGGACCTTTTGGGCGAGGACGGCCCCGTCCTCTCCGACGAGCTTGAGTTCCCAACCGTGACTCTGCCCTGGATACACCGCGGGACGAAGGTGCATTTCATGCCTGCGGTGGAGGGTGTGCTCCGGTTGGAATCCTTCGCGCTCGAACAGGCTCCCCGCGCGTCCACCATCGCGATCAGCCACGTGCAGTTCTCTAACGGCTGCCGGCAGGATCTAGGCGCTTTCGGGGCCCTGAAGGGGGACCGACACTTTGTGGTGTGCGGCAGCCAGTCGGTGGGAGCGTTCCCGGTGGACGTGCGGCGGAGTGGCATCGACGCCCTGGCCACGACCGGCCACAAGTGGCTGTGCGCCGGGTACGGGACGGGGTTCGTCTATGTGAGCGGCAAGATCCTGGGCGCGCGTCCCCCCCGAGCCATCGGATGGTTGAGCGTGGAGGACCCGTTCGCTTTCGACAACCGCCAGATCCGACTCCTGCCCGGGAACCGCCGAACGGAAATGGGGTGCCCTGCGTTTGCGCAGATTTTCGCCCTGGGCGCGGCCGTCGACTACATCCAGGGCATCGGCACCGGCGCCATCGCCGATCGCGTTCTCGCCCTCAACATGTACCTCACATTCCGGCTGGGCAAGCAAGGCTTCGAGGTACTGTCGCCCGGGGGTGACCACCGGTCGGGTCAGACCCTCTGCCTGGTGCCGGAACCGGGACGGGCTAGATCGTTCTTGAAGGAGCTCGGGATTTCGGTGACGGAGCGACCGGAGGGAATCCGGATCGCTACTCATTTCTTCAACACCGAGCAGGACGTGGATTCCTGCGTTCAGGGCTTGGTAGAGTACCGCCGGACGCTGTAG